In Thermofilaceae archaeon, a genomic segment contains:
- a CDS encoding TRAM domain-containing protein produces the protein MEEYGSERRRGPRRPRRGPPRQAPLENLEVGEELTLRIFGVSRRGDGMGKAKGYTIFVPNTKAGDVVKVRVTRVWARYATAEVVGSE, from the coding sequence ATGGAGGAATATGGGAGTGAGAGAAGAAGGGGTCCGCGAAGACCGCGTAGAGGTCCTCCACGTCAAGCTCCTCTCGAGAATCTTGAAGTCGGTGAGGAGCTTACGCTCCGCATCTTCGGCGTGAGCCGGCGTGGCGATGGAATGGGGAAGGCGAAGGGCTACACGATTTTCGTGCCCAACACGAAGGCTGGTGACGTGGTTAAAGTCCGCGTGACTAGGGTTTGGGCGCGCTACGCTACAGCTGAGGTCGTAGGGTCGGAGTAG